In one Streptomyces venezuelae genomic region, the following are encoded:
- a CDS encoding major capsid protein yields MSVADLLNNVSVTDLTVYARTIPSPDDFLLTQKVFPEARVHDVKWRVRQNKRRVNAASYRAYDTSVPFAKRQATSTQTEGTLPALGQKLLVGEMEQLLLDAARGADEDRLVELLYDDVERHVEAIRSRLELAAGDVLLDGKFSLAGENGLTVEADYSVPAANMPTAPKPWSDPTSDPIADELRWIDYLDSIGAPAPEMVLTSRKAWSHLAGNQSYRAAYYGTPAGGQTPTATLNPQQINSVRGNYGLPPITFYKAQVWQDDVSKRVLPEDRWIMLPPDRAKWGQTQYGTTTESLALSRGTNPAIEREDAPGIIITRDVEDDPVQIWTKGAAAAMPVLYSPDCHITATVL; encoded by the coding sequence GTGAGCGTCGCCGACCTCCTGAACAACGTCTCCGTCACCGACCTGACGGTCTACGCACGCACCATCCCCAGCCCGGACGACTTCCTGCTCACACAGAAGGTGTTCCCCGAGGCCCGGGTACACGACGTGAAGTGGCGCGTGCGGCAGAACAAGCGGCGCGTGAACGCCGCCTCCTACCGCGCCTACGACACCAGCGTGCCGTTCGCCAAGCGGCAGGCCACCTCGACGCAGACCGAGGGCACCCTGCCCGCGCTGGGCCAAAAGCTCCTCGTCGGCGAGATGGAGCAGCTGCTCCTGGACGCCGCCCGCGGCGCCGATGAGGACCGGCTCGTGGAACTGCTCTACGACGACGTGGAGCGGCACGTCGAAGCAATCCGCTCCCGCCTCGAACTCGCCGCCGGTGACGTCCTGCTGGACGGCAAGTTCAGCCTGGCCGGGGAGAACGGCCTCACCGTGGAGGCCGACTACAGCGTACCGGCCGCGAACATGCCGACCGCACCGAAGCCCTGGTCGGACCCGACCTCCGACCCGATCGCGGATGAGCTGCGGTGGATCGACTACCTCGACTCCATCGGCGCCCCTGCCCCGGAGATGGTGCTCACCTCACGTAAGGCCTGGTCACACCTGGCGGGCAACCAGTCCTACCGGGCGGCGTACTACGGCACCCCGGCCGGTGGGCAGACCCCGACGGCCACGCTGAACCCGCAGCAGATCAACTCGGTGCGCGGCAACTACGGCCTTCCGCCCATCACGTTCTACAAGGCGCAGGTGTGGCAGGACGACGTGTCCAAGCGCGTGCTACCGGAGGACCGGTGGATCATGCTGCCCCCGGACCGCGCGAAGTGGGGCCAGACCCAGTACGGCACCACCACCGAGTCCCTCGCCCTCTCCCGTGGCACGAACCCTGCGATCGAACGGGAAGACGCGCCGGGCATCATCATCACCCGCGATGTCGAGGACGACCCGGTGCAGATCTGGACCAAGGGCGCAGCCGCCGCGATGCCGGTGCTGTACTCGCCGGACTGCCACATCACCGCCACCGTCCTGTGA
- a CDS encoding head decoration protein codes for MSIQPYTTTVTVTADRDWLASRHGTDSTETITLDLDKLTKNVHYVEPTAAQPHGFIRSGVPVGRITASGLYGAYDPAADDGREALAGLVYAEAPFTPGVTKVPAALLWHGTAHTAKIPGGLDPAKITSHPAGAQIRFLGAVSA; via the coding sequence TTGAGCATCCAGCCGTACACCACCACCGTGACGGTCACCGCCGACCGGGACTGGCTCGCCTCCCGCCACGGCACCGACTCCACCGAGACCATCACCCTCGACCTAGACAAGCTGACCAAGAACGTTCACTACGTCGAGCCGACCGCAGCCCAGCCGCACGGCTTCATCCGCTCCGGAGTCCCCGTCGGCCGCATCACCGCCTCCGGCCTGTACGGGGCCTACGACCCTGCAGCCGATGACGGCCGCGAAGCCCTCGCCGGCCTCGTCTACGCGGAGGCCCCGTTCACGCCCGGCGTGACGAAGGTGCCCGCGGCGCTGCTCTGGCACGGCACCGCCCACACCGCGAAGATCCCCGGCGGACTCGACCCGGCCAAGATCACCTCTCACCCGGCCGGGGCACAGATCCGCTTCCTCGGGGCGGTGAGCGCGTGA
- a CDS encoding terminase large subunit domain-containing protein, producing MGRADEAAVLDLYRTLPAQRRREIAAASTPELRARLVRIERELAMDRSPGAMAAVLTDGREMQAPHLELIDAAFERVAAGKPTRLLLTMPPRHGKSRRAARWAPLWYLRRRPEHRVMIASYSSDLADDHGRWIRDAILNYQAKLGISLRPGSSAANRFDLTGTEGGAVMAGVGGGLTGKGAHLAVIDDPIKDAAEASSPTMRKRLWEWWQAVLLTRIEPGGSVILIQTRWDEDDLAGRVLADEGDRWTVIDLPAVALSADDALQRPIGAPLWPARYDADALAEIRRSVGERVWWSLYMQQPRPQAGGVWQWSWITNNRISAAQFRGIDLTRIVVAVDPAGGESAVGDETGIVATARDRDGHLYVLDDRSANRGADAWGREACLLAIELRADAIVVESNFGGDMSSQILHQAWQELAREERTENMLMPAVLPVTAKSGKRLRAEPIAQLYEQGRVHHVGEWPTLEQQMVTWVAGMDSPDRMDAAVHGLTQLAGMAQQDTALPPPTEMIG from the coding sequence GTGGGAAGGGCTGACGAAGCGGCGGTTCTCGACCTCTACCGGACGCTTCCCGCTCAGCGCCGCCGTGAGATAGCCGCCGCCTCCACCCCCGAACTGCGTGCCCGGCTCGTGCGTATCGAGCGCGAGCTGGCGATGGACCGTTCGCCAGGGGCGATGGCTGCCGTACTCACCGACGGCCGCGAGATGCAGGCCCCGCACCTGGAGCTGATCGACGCCGCCTTCGAGCGGGTGGCTGCGGGCAAGCCGACACGGCTCCTGCTGACGATGCCCCCGCGGCACGGCAAGAGCCGCAGGGCTGCCAGGTGGGCGCCGCTCTGGTACCTGCGGCGCCGTCCTGAGCATCGGGTGATGATCGCCAGCTACTCGTCCGACCTGGCCGACGATCACGGCAGGTGGATCAGGGACGCGATCCTCAACTACCAGGCGAAGCTCGGCATCAGCCTGCGGCCCGGCTCGTCCGCCGCCAACCGCTTCGACCTCACCGGCACCGAGGGTGGCGCGGTCATGGCCGGCGTCGGCGGAGGCCTCACTGGCAAGGGCGCCCACTTGGCGGTGATCGATGACCCGATCAAGGACGCGGCGGAGGCCTCCTCGCCCACGATGCGCAAACGGTTGTGGGAGTGGTGGCAGGCCGTTCTGCTGACCCGTATCGAACCGGGCGGCTCCGTCATCCTGATCCAGACCCGCTGGGACGAAGACGACCTCGCCGGCCGGGTCCTGGCCGATGAGGGCGACCGGTGGACTGTCATCGATCTGCCCGCCGTCGCCCTCTCCGCCGACGACGCCCTTCAACGTCCCATCGGAGCGCCGCTGTGGCCCGCGCGGTACGACGCCGACGCGCTCGCCGAGATCCGCCGCTCGGTGGGCGAGCGCGTGTGGTGGTCGCTGTACATGCAGCAGCCGCGCCCCCAGGCTGGCGGCGTATGGCAGTGGTCGTGGATCACGAACAACCGCATCTCAGCAGCTCAGTTCCGCGGCATCGACCTCACGCGCATCGTTGTCGCCGTCGACCCCGCGGGCGGCGAGTCAGCGGTGGGAGACGAGACCGGCATCGTGGCCACAGCCCGCGACCGCGACGGACACCTATACGTCTTGGACGACCGCTCCGCCAACCGAGGCGCGGACGCCTGGGGCCGCGAAGCGTGCCTGCTCGCTATCGAGCTTCGCGCTGACGCCATCGTCGTCGAATCCAACTTCGGCGGCGACATGAGCAGCCAAATCCTCCACCAGGCCTGGCAGGAGCTCGCCCGCGAGGAGCGCACCGAGAACATGCTCATGCCCGCCGTCCTGCCCGTGACCGCCAAGAGCGGCAAGCGATTGCGAGCGGAACCGATCGCCCAGCTCTACGAACAGGGCCGAGTCCACCACGTCGGAGAGTGGCCCACCCTCGAACAGCAGATGGTGACCTGGGTCGCGGGCATGGACAGCCCCGACCGCATGGACGCAGCCGTACATGGGCTGACGCAGCTGGCTGGTATGGCGCAGCAGGATACCGCGCTGCCCCCCCCTACCGAGATGATCGGTTGA
- a CDS encoding GNAT family N-acetyltransferase yields the protein MIEDVEGETPRLEGDVRPTQFFYVCERGGGIVGWALGAERGEDAGYVAVDRIIVHPDHRRCGVARALVERVLADHSGIEVLMAAWDPELVPFYESLGFRELEDGTMSKPPPH from the coding sequence GTGATCGAGGACGTCGAAGGTGAGACGCCGCGTCTTGAGGGTGATGTACGGCCAACGCAGTTCTTCTATGTCTGCGAGAGGGGCGGCGGCATCGTTGGATGGGCGCTCGGGGCCGAGCGGGGTGAGGATGCCGGGTACGTCGCGGTGGACCGGATTATCGTGCACCCGGATCACCGACGCTGCGGTGTGGCCCGCGCCCTGGTCGAGCGGGTGCTGGCAGACCATTCGGGCATAGAGGTCCTGATGGCTGCCTGGGATCCGGAGCTGGTGCCGTTCTACGAGTCGCTCGGTTTCCGAGAGCTCGAAGACGGCACGATGAGCAAGCCTCCTCCTCACTGA
- a CDS encoding ParB N-terminal domain-containing protein, with protein MARPQRGAPRPGGGSRVKSLDVRFDPAYPLAKLRPADYNPRRLSEDAFVRLQASLRRHGVVKPVILNADGTLVAGHQRTKGLKAVGLETTPAMILPQKVRLQDEIKFNLLHNRVETESSVVYAEPGPIGQWCWIPWQTIEVEESKNLPFQQAIGFMTAAHGPWGSVVIDDQGRIVLNAEYAAVAKSQRFDVLAWTVASFDAGQLVEDLTGEYGVYDWSGLEGQAPVWNQHIVQPNRLREHSSKAKADQVRYKSEVWERLVLPWLTTSHRVVDFGAGHGDYARHLRAKGYRVQDYEPYRTLKGKYSLDIRTIVGQLRGIERELRANGLYEVVVLDSVINATTSLDYQHWVLTTVNALCAPDGQVCVGTRNLEREMAYEKSEHSVSRDSTRLSFLDAHNVDMRFVKGKWQRIRYHTPESLRGLLSHYFEDVQISDSSRATVKAICRKPRPLPSEDYQKAFSEEFNMPYPTTSATIDMKEYRQF; from the coding sequence GTGGCACGTCCTCAACGAGGAGCACCGCGCCCTGGAGGGGGAAGCCGCGTGAAGTCCCTCGATGTCCGCTTCGACCCTGCCTATCCCCTGGCGAAGCTGAGGCCCGCGGACTACAACCCGCGCCGCCTGTCCGAGGACGCCTTCGTGCGCCTTCAGGCCTCACTGCGGCGCCACGGCGTCGTCAAGCCGGTGATCCTCAACGCCGACGGCACCCTGGTCGCGGGCCACCAGAGAACCAAGGGGCTGAAGGCGGTCGGGCTGGAGACAACCCCGGCGATGATCCTCCCGCAGAAGGTCAGGCTTCAGGACGAGATCAAGTTCAACCTCCTCCACAACCGCGTCGAGACCGAGTCATCGGTTGTGTACGCCGAGCCGGGCCCGATCGGGCAGTGGTGCTGGATTCCGTGGCAGACCATCGAAGTTGAGGAGTCCAAGAACCTGCCGTTCCAGCAGGCGATCGGCTTCATGACTGCCGCCCACGGCCCGTGGGGATCGGTCGTCATCGACGATCAGGGCCGTATCGTGCTGAACGCCGAGTACGCCGCCGTCGCGAAGTCCCAGCGGTTCGACGTCCTGGCGTGGACGGTCGCGTCCTTCGACGCCGGACAGCTCGTTGAGGACCTGACCGGGGAGTACGGCGTCTACGACTGGTCCGGCCTCGAAGGGCAGGCGCCGGTGTGGAATCAGCACATCGTCCAGCCCAACCGGCTGCGTGAGCACTCCTCCAAGGCCAAGGCCGACCAGGTCCGCTACAAGTCCGAGGTATGGGAACGGCTCGTGCTGCCGTGGCTCACTACTTCGCACCGCGTCGTCGACTTCGGGGCGGGTCACGGCGACTACGCCCGGCACCTGCGGGCCAAGGGGTACCGGGTGCAGGACTACGAGCCCTACCGCACCCTCAAGGGCAAGTACTCCCTTGACATCCGCACCATCGTCGGCCAGCTGCGGGGCATCGAACGAGAGCTTCGGGCGAACGGTCTGTACGAGGTCGTGGTGCTCGACTCGGTGATCAACGCGACGACGAGCCTTGACTATCAGCACTGGGTCCTGACCACGGTGAACGCCCTGTGCGCCCCGGACGGGCAGGTCTGCGTCGGCACACGCAACCTTGAGCGCGAGATGGCGTACGAGAAGTCCGAGCACTCCGTCAGCCGCGATTCGACCCGGCTCTCGTTCCTGGACGCCCACAACGTAGATATGCGCTTCGTCAAGGGAAAGTGGCAGCGCATCCGCTACCACACCCCTGAGTCACTGCGCGGGCTCCTCTCCCACTACTTCGAAGATGTGCAGATCAGCGACAGCAGTCGGGCCACCGTGAAGGCGATTTGCCGCAAGCCGCGCCCCCTCCCCTCAGAGGATTACCAGAAGGCTTTTTCGGAGGAATTCAACATGCCATACCCAACGACTTCCGCCACAATAGACATGAAGGAATATCGTCAATTCTGA
- a CDS encoding ParB/RepB/Spo0J family partition protein — translation MPAASRIPASLADLAVPVDELVPYHRNPRTGDVDSISESLSTHGQYRAIVVNRGTLTGRPNEILAGNHTYKAAKQLGWAEIAVTWLDVDDEAAAKIVVVDNRTSDLAGYDTLLLADILQDLPDLKGTGYDQDQLDQLLDETALPEPIELPADGAGTGAAATVEYLQWGYLQWSSTRVRITQAEVELLDALYKAFVGDHDSDMGFGWHVLNEEHRALEGEAA, via the coding sequence ATGCCCGCCGCTTCTCGCATACCGGCCTCGCTCGCTGATCTTGCCGTCCCCGTTGATGAGCTGGTTCCCTACCACCGCAATCCGCGGACCGGTGACGTCGACTCGATCAGCGAATCCCTGTCCACGCACGGCCAATACCGGGCGATCGTCGTCAACCGCGGCACGCTGACCGGCCGCCCGAACGAGATCCTTGCCGGTAACCACACCTACAAGGCGGCCAAGCAGCTTGGCTGGGCCGAGATCGCTGTCACCTGGCTCGACGTGGACGACGAGGCGGCAGCGAAGATCGTCGTCGTCGACAATCGCACCAGCGACCTCGCCGGATACGACACCCTCCTCCTCGCGGACATCCTCCAGGACCTGCCGGACCTGAAGGGCACGGGCTACGACCAAGACCAGCTCGACCAGCTCCTGGACGAGACCGCGCTCCCCGAGCCGATCGAACTTCCCGCCGACGGCGCCGGCACCGGAGCGGCGGCCACCGTCGAATACCTGCAGTGGGGCTACCTCCAGTGGTCATCCACGCGCGTGCGCATCACGCAGGCCGAAGTCGAGTTGCTCGACGCCCTGTACAAGGCGTTCGTGGGCGACCACGACTCCGACATGGGCTTCGGGTGGCACGTCCTCAACGAGGAGCACCGCGCCCTGGAGGGGGAAGCCGCGTGA
- a CDS encoding helix-turn-helix transcriptional regulator, which translates to MGSEGPLPLPSDPAGHLIGRDQDLELMRGFVDDVRNSGGALLLTGDAGVGKTALLDAAAVHAHGTGMRTLRTSGVEFESTVGFAGLHQVLRPLLAGLEQLTDAYRRALSIALGLDAGAPPDQLLVSNAALALLSLAAAERPLLVIVDDLPWLDRASAVVLGFAARRLADSRVGLLGAYRSQEGSFFARGGVPEHHVQPLDATAAAALIQDRFPSLAPRVRARLLAEAQGNPLALLELPISLSDPQRSGAPVPETLPLSRRLQDVFVSRVRALPAATRLLLLHAVLDGTGDLSVLPTAGLNDLAYAERAGLIQVDDSTGRLAFRHPLTRSAVVQLSTSDQRREVHRALAEHRADRPERRAWHLAQATVAPTEDVARLLEQAAHDIVRRGDADGAIAALLRAAELSPRGYDRSRRIAEAAYLGADLTGDLRDVPRLLEEARQADGGRAGPLVAAVAAAHHILLSGGGDLDTAHRLLVGSIEMQHQPYDAADTSMIEALYTLAWVCHGAQRAELWTPLHQALSLLKPHIPDRLALVLGAVADPASISHTTLEELEEVIASLDQETDPARVIRIAMASLYVDRLAGCRTALRRVRQAGRHRNSLTLELQGMVFLGRDHFAAGEWDKLEAQADHGQQLGETHSYQLLSMDFRYQRALAAAARGDESATRSLTDEITLWATPRRVGFFLSCAAHAQALAALGQGRFEDAYRHACAISRAGELASHVPTALFVIMDLVEAAVRTGRSTEAAAHVVAVQEAGVATISPRLAMIVQASAALVAIDHHACALFDEALAVPGTEYWPFDRARVQLAYGERLRRAKSTTEARTYLGAAADTFHRLGAIPWAARAAHELRATGLSIGHDASTGPASLTPQQREIAMLAAAGLTNKQIGQRLYLSPRTVSTHLYQIFPKLGVTSRAALRDALTEGTSD; encoded by the coding sequence ATGGGCAGCGAGGGGCCTTTACCTTTACCGTCGGATCCCGCAGGACATCTGATCGGACGCGACCAAGACCTCGAACTGATGCGGGGCTTCGTCGACGACGTCAGGAACTCCGGCGGCGCACTCCTGCTGACCGGGGACGCGGGTGTCGGCAAGACGGCCTTGCTGGATGCCGCAGCCGTGCATGCCCACGGCACGGGCATGCGGACCTTGCGCACCTCCGGCGTGGAATTCGAGAGCACGGTCGGCTTCGCGGGCCTCCATCAGGTTCTTCGCCCGCTGCTGGCCGGTCTTGAGCAGCTGACCGATGCCTACCGCAGGGCACTGAGCATCGCGTTGGGGCTGGATGCCGGGGCGCCGCCCGATCAACTGCTGGTGTCGAACGCGGCGCTGGCGCTGCTCTCCCTGGCCGCGGCGGAGCGCCCGCTGCTGGTGATCGTCGACGACCTGCCATGGCTGGACCGCGCCAGCGCCGTGGTCCTCGGCTTCGCCGCCCGCCGCCTCGCGGACAGCCGGGTCGGCCTGCTCGGCGCCTACCGGTCGCAGGAGGGGAGCTTCTTCGCGCGCGGTGGAGTGCCCGAACACCACGTACAGCCCCTCGACGCGACCGCGGCAGCGGCGCTGATCCAGGACCGCTTCCCCTCCCTGGCGCCACGCGTGCGCGCTCGTCTGCTGGCCGAGGCACAAGGCAACCCACTGGCCCTGCTGGAGTTGCCCATCTCTCTGAGCGACCCGCAACGCTCCGGAGCCCCCGTCCCCGAGACGCTGCCGCTGAGCCGTCGCCTTCAAGACGTCTTCGTCTCCCGCGTCCGGGCCCTGCCCGCCGCCACTCGACTGCTCCTGCTCCACGCGGTCCTGGACGGCACCGGCGACCTGAGCGTCCTGCCGACGGCTGGCCTCAACGACCTGGCGTACGCGGAGCGGGCGGGCCTGATACAGGTGGACGACAGCACCGGCCGGCTGGCCTTCCGACACCCCCTGACGCGCTCCGCCGTGGTCCAACTGTCCACCAGCGACCAGCGCCGAGAGGTCCACCGTGCCCTGGCCGAACACCGGGCCGACCGGCCCGAGCGACGCGCCTGGCACCTCGCCCAGGCCACCGTCGCGCCCACCGAGGACGTCGCGCGCCTGCTCGAACAGGCGGCACACGACATCGTGCGGCGGGGCGACGCGGACGGCGCCATCGCCGCACTGCTGCGCGCCGCGGAACTGAGCCCGCGCGGCTACGACCGCAGCCGCCGGATCGCCGAGGCCGCCTACCTCGGTGCGGATTTGACCGGTGATCTACGCGACGTGCCCAGACTCCTCGAAGAAGCCCGCCAGGCCGACGGCGGCCGGGCCGGGCCACTGGTCGCCGCGGTCGCCGCAGCCCACCACATCCTCCTCAGCGGTGGGGGCGATCTCGACACCGCCCACCGTCTCCTCGTCGGATCGATCGAGATGCAACACCAGCCCTACGACGCGGCCGACACCTCCATGATCGAGGCGCTCTACACCCTCGCCTGGGTATGCCACGGTGCCCAGCGTGCCGAGCTGTGGACACCACTGCACCAGGCACTCAGCTTGCTGAAACCGCACATCCCCGACCGGCTGGCCCTGGTTCTCGGCGCGGTCGCCGACCCCGCCAGCATCTCCCACACCACGCTCGAAGAACTCGAAGAGGTCATCGCCTCGCTCGATCAGGAGACCGACCCGGCACGGGTCATCCGGATCGCCATGGCATCCCTGTACGTCGACCGACTGGCCGGATGCAGGACAGCACTGCGGCGCGTACGGCAGGCCGGGCGTCACCGCAACTCGCTCACCCTGGAGCTCCAGGGAATGGTGTTCCTCGGCAGGGACCATTTCGCGGCAGGAGAGTGGGACAAGCTCGAGGCACAGGCCGACCACGGCCAACAACTCGGCGAAACCCACAGCTACCAGCTGCTCTCCATGGACTTCCGCTACCAACGGGCCCTGGCCGCCGCCGCACGCGGCGACGAATCCGCCACCAGATCCCTCACCGACGAGATAACCCTGTGGGCCACACCCCGACGTGTCGGGTTCTTCCTGTCGTGCGCGGCGCATGCGCAGGCACTCGCCGCCCTCGGCCAGGGTCGGTTCGAGGACGCCTACCGGCATGCGTGCGCCATCAGCCGGGCCGGTGAGCTCGCCTCGCACGTGCCCACGGCCCTGTTCGTCATCATGGATCTCGTCGAAGCCGCGGTCAGAACCGGCCGGAGCACGGAGGCGGCGGCCCACGTGGTGGCGGTGCAGGAGGCGGGCGTTGCCACGATCTCGCCACGACTGGCCATGATCGTGCAAGCATCCGCGGCGCTCGTCGCCATCGACCACCACGCGTGTGCGCTGTTCGACGAGGCGCTTGCCGTGCCCGGTACCGAGTACTGGCCGTTCGACCGGGCCCGGGTCCAGCTTGCCTACGGCGAACGCCTGCGACGGGCGAAGTCCACGACGGAGGCGCGCACGTACCTCGGCGCCGCGGCGGACACCTTCCACAGACTCGGTGCTATCCCCTGGGCAGCACGGGCCGCCCACGAATTGCGGGCAACGGGCCTCTCCATCGGACACGACGCAAGCACGGGACCGGCGTCACTGACACCCCAGCAGCGGGAGATCGCCATGCTCGCAGCGGCTGGCCTCACCAACAAACAGATCGGGCAACGGCTCTATCTGTCCCCTCGCACCGTCTCCACCCACCTGTACCAGATCTTCCCCAAGCTGGGTGTGACCTCGCGTGCGGCGCTACGTGACGCACTGACAGAAGGGACATCTGACTAG
- a CDS encoding RICIN domain-containing protein, with protein MLSTFLVTGGGTAYAANPDTHRVATWNMQVGSDRWQGVRVLARDNSVVALQEVPNTQPAGSIYMGRINGIDEYRWDIGRGDWRYLYVLGMDSRNVGIVTSFRPERVVQIRGQYRNALGVVRQADDVLFASLHAASGGGFDVPQLLSNTARDATYYGVRNWAALGDFNRDPSTLPPFRLPPGSYVYNTGLATHQGGSELDYMVSNVNTDNWQATRGINRGSDHWPVHFGSLRAQAEPRERTMHAQNSRRNIDVFNGNDSDGTHVIQYHDNGAVNQRWRLVPGGYTAPDGDPLYRIVSSDSGKCLDVNRGQSSSRGDYLNIWTCHGREGQPDPGGPQRDTQNWTLEHPVPTRPNLTMLRNNSTGLYANINGGENGDGAWVVQWPDQIGPVPISNETFYLHPTVAAD; from the coding sequence ATGCTCAGCACCTTCCTCGTGACAGGAGGTGGCACGGCGTACGCGGCGAACCCGGATACGCACCGGGTCGCCACGTGGAACATGCAGGTCGGCAGCGACCGGTGGCAAGGTGTGCGTGTCCTGGCGCGGGACAACAGCGTGGTCGCGCTCCAGGAGGTGCCCAACACGCAGCCCGCCGGGTCCATCTACATGGGGCGGATCAACGGCATCGACGAGTACCGGTGGGACATCGGCCGCGGCGACTGGCGCTATCTGTACGTCCTCGGCATGGATTCGCGCAACGTGGGCATCGTCACCAGTTTCCGGCCGGAGCGGGTCGTCCAGATCCGCGGCCAGTACCGCAACGCGCTCGGGGTGGTCAGGCAGGCGGACGACGTGCTCTTCGCCTCCCTGCACGCCGCCTCCGGCGGCGGCTTCGACGTCCCCCAGCTGCTGAGCAACACCGCGCGTGACGCCACCTACTACGGCGTCAGGAATTGGGCGGCGCTGGGCGACTTCAACCGGGACCCCTCGACCCTGCCCCCGTTCCGCCTGCCGCCCGGCAGCTACGTGTACAACACCGGTCTGGCCACCCACCAAGGGGGCAGCGAGCTGGATTACATGGTCTCCAACGTGAACACGGACAACTGGCAGGCCACCCGCGGGATCAACCGGGGCAGCGACCACTGGCCCGTCCACTTCGGCTCGCTGCGGGCCCAGGCCGAGCCGCGCGAACGGACCATGCACGCGCAGAACAGCCGACGGAACATCGACGTCTTCAACGGCAACGACAGCGACGGCACGCACGTCATCCAGTACCACGACAACGGTGCCGTCAACCAGAGGTGGCGTCTGGTGCCAGGCGGCTACACCGCACCGGACGGCGACCCGCTCTACCGCATCGTCAGCTCCGACAGCGGCAAGTGCCTGGACGTCAACCGAGGCCAGTCCTCCAGCCGGGGCGACTACCTCAACATCTGGACGTGCCACGGCCGGGAGGGCCAGCCCGACCCCGGCGGCCCCCAGCGCGACACCCAGAACTGGACCCTGGAGCACCCCGTCCCTACCCGGCCGAACCTGACCATGCTGCGGAACAACTCCACCGGCCTGTACGCCAACATCAACGGGGGCGAGAACGGCGACGGCGCCTGGGTCGTCCAATGGCCCGACCAGATCGGGCCCGTGCCGATCTCCAACGAAACCTTCTACCTCCACCCGACGGTCGCCGCCGACTGA
- a CDS encoding alpha/beta fold hydrolase: MNTSPEPRNVVLVHGGFVDGSGWQGVYDILTSDRYKVSVVQNPTLSLAGDVAAVRQVLDAQDGPVVLVGHSYGGAVISEAGTHPKVASLVYVAAFAPDKGESVSTLIADPPPGAPVPPILPPRDGFLFLDRDKFADAFAGDLPAAQAAFMADSQVPWGVDALSGAVVEPAWRVKPSWYLIATDDRMIPLAAQRAMSERTGSQVVEVAASHSVYLSQPDEVAALIRRAAEH, encoded by the coding sequence ATGAACACGAGCCCAGAGCCGAGGAACGTTGTTCTCGTCCACGGAGGGTTCGTGGACGGATCAGGCTGGCAGGGCGTGTACGACATCCTCACGTCGGACAGGTACAAGGTCAGCGTCGTCCAGAACCCGACACTGTCCCTGGCCGGAGACGTCGCCGCGGTGCGGCAGGTCCTGGACGCGCAGGACGGTCCGGTGGTCCTGGTGGGACATTCTTACGGCGGGGCCGTGATTTCCGAGGCGGGCACGCACCCCAAGGTGGCGTCGTTGGTGTACGTTGCCGCTTTCGCGCCCGACAAGGGCGAGTCGGTGAGCACGCTCATCGCCGACCCTCCACCGGGCGCGCCCGTTCCGCCGATCCTGCCGCCCAGGGACGGCTTCCTCTTCCTGGACCGGGACAAGTTCGCGGACGCCTTCGCCGGTGATCTGCCCGCAGCGCAGGCGGCGTTCATGGCCGACTCCCAGGTCCCGTGGGGCGTCGACGCCCTTTCCGGTGCTGTGGTGGAGCCGGCCTGGCGGGTGAAGCCGAGCTGGTACCTCATCGCGACCGACGACCGGATGATCCCGCTGGCGGCCCAGCGCGCGATGTCGGAGAGGACGGGCTCGCAGGTCGTCGAGGTCGCCGCCAGCCACTCCGTCTACCTTTCGCAGCCCGACGAGGTCGCGGCCCTGATCAGGCGCGCCGCTGAGCACTGA